The Syngnathus scovelli strain Florida chromosome 13, RoL_Ssco_1.2, whole genome shotgun sequence genome has a window encoding:
- the spag8 gene encoding sperm-associated antigen 8: protein MADDTVAVSQNKDAPEEQTREQILRHGHKGLITINTGAKMEHVTTLQAAFAPPKHPGVRLQGIRSELLERRIAQIARDKIHAERNPPLPQADFASVTQRDFRVEGFVPQTTKINRIHDYTTEQAISYWSENYQRIQGVSPAECPNTPFRKSAQFSTPLGDPRKNVDSLIE from the exons ATGGCGGACGACACAGTTGCTGTAAGTCAAAATAAAGACGCCCCTGAAGAG CAAACAAGGGAGCAAATCCTGCGACATGGACACAAGGGACTAATCACCATAAACACGGGAGCGAAGATGGAGCATGTTACCACCCTCCAAGCAGCATTTGCCCCTCCGAAGCATCCAGGGGTGAGGCTGCAGG GCATAAGGTCGGAGCTTTTAGAAAGAAGAATTGCCCAGATAGCAAG AGACAAGATTCATGCAGAACGAAACCCACCGCTTCCCCAAGCTGACTTTGCCAGTGTAACTCAGAGAGATTTTCGAGTTGAGGGATTTGTACcccaaactactaaaattaaccgT ATTCATGATTATACAACTGAGCAGGCCATCAGTTATTGGAGTGAAAATTACCAGCGGATACAG GGTGTAAGTCCAGCGGAGTGCCCAAACACACCTTTTAGAAAGTCGGCCCAGTTTTCCACTCCCTTGGGTGATCCGCGGAAAAACGTTGATTCCCTCATTGAATAA
- the pmchl gene encoding pro-melanin-concentrating hormone, like, with translation MRRSLMCIIFAAALVLHSSGTSPVDLAEDNSLEQDAFTSILSEEVTENNRGEAEGKKRGQRVIVVADPSLWRDLRALRNGLPLYKRRADDNNQDLNLPILRRDTMRCMVGRVYRPCWEV, from the coding sequence ATGCGACGGTCCCTCATGTGCATCATCTTTGCAGCAGCACTCGTGCTGCACTCTTCTGGCACGTCGCCTGTGGACCTGGCTGAAGACAACTCCTTGGAGCAGGACGCATTCACCTCCATACTGAGCGAGGAGGTGACAGAAAACAACCGCGGCGAGGCTGAGGGCAAAAAAAGAGGGCAGCGGGTCATCGTTGTTGCCGATCCGAGTCTTTGGCGTGACCTGCGAGCGCTGCGAAATGGACTGCCCCTCTACAAAAGACGAGCTGATGACAACAACCAGGACCTGAACTTACCCATCCTGAGGCGGGACACCATGAGATGCATGGTGGGACGAGTGTACCGGCCATGCTGGGAAGTCTAG